A genomic window from Streptomyces sp. NBC_01429 includes:
- a CDS encoding carbohydrate ABC transporter permease produces MAVETPASPRGIRLPWRRVMALKGASFTFPFFLGFLLFTVVPVVIALKESLYTEQGSGLGFGAKTVEFTGFDNFVRGFEDAKFWSAMGRVALFAAISIPLIQLTSLGMALLMDMARARTAGRFRIALLVPYMIPGIVATLIWIYIYSPVVGPLTPILGFFGIDVNFYSGEMIWVSIGNLMAWSAIGFNMLILYASLQSVPRELFDSARVDGASEWRMAWSIKVPLVRRSLVLTTVLSIIGSLQIFSDPMLFRSMTPETVTRDFTPIMAIYDWAFAQGDFNYAAALSIILALVVGIASAIFYRLTNKAPTS; encoded by the coding sequence ATGGCCGTGGAAACACCAGCGTCACCGCGCGGGATCCGCCTCCCCTGGCGGCGCGTGATGGCCCTCAAGGGCGCCTCGTTCACCTTCCCCTTCTTCCTCGGGTTCCTGCTCTTCACCGTGGTGCCCGTGGTGATAGCCCTGAAGGAGAGCCTCTACACGGAGCAGGGGTCGGGGCTCGGCTTCGGCGCCAAGACCGTCGAGTTCACCGGGTTCGACAACTTCGTCCGCGGCTTCGAGGACGCCAAGTTCTGGTCGGCGATGGGACGGGTCGCCCTGTTCGCGGCCATCAGCATTCCGCTGATCCAGCTCACCAGCCTGGGCATGGCCCTGCTGATGGACATGGCCAGGGCACGCACCGCCGGCCGCTTCCGGATCGCGCTGCTCGTGCCGTACATGATCCCCGGGATCGTCGCCACCCTGATCTGGATCTACATCTACAGCCCCGTCGTCGGACCACTCACCCCGATCCTCGGCTTCTTCGGGATCGATGTGAACTTCTACAGCGGCGAGATGATCTGGGTCTCGATCGGCAACCTCATGGCGTGGAGCGCCATCGGCTTCAACATGCTCATCCTCTACGCGTCCTTGCAGTCCGTGCCCCGCGAACTGTTCGACAGCGCGCGGGTGGACGGCGCCTCCGAGTGGCGCATGGCCTGGTCGATCAAGGTGCCGCTGGTCCGCCGGTCGCTGGTGCTCACCACGGTGCTCAGCATCATCGGCTCGCTCCAGATCTTCAGCGACCCGATGCTCTTCCGCTCGATGACCCCCGAGACGGTCACCCGGGACTTCACCCCGATCATGGCCATCTACGACTGGGCCTTCGCCCAGGGCGACTTCAACTACGCCGCCGCGCTGTCGATCATCCTCGCGCTCGTCGTCGGCATCGCCTCCGCCATCTTCTACCGGCTCACGAACAAGGCGCCCACCTCATGA
- a CDS encoding SDR family NAD(P)-dependent oxidoreductase, whose translation MPHVLVTGAAGGIGRAIAEEFAARDGDGLVLTLADRDGPALEETAGRLGAASRTVDLTGPQAPGELIRWAWETRGPVDVLVNAAGVYPSLDMAEVRAEEWDRLFAVNVRAPVLATAAYARLAAEHGTAGSVVHISSGSALRARPGGGPYAASKAALEMATRAAALELGPHGIRVNAVSPGFVPVDSDCNPVAPGYAAAIGANPLGRPGTPRDIARAVHWIAGPDASWITGEILRVDGGSSTGALHLPRIWPPEGTEPPEEPALLGGPDAHHPPHPPADASEGHTA comes from the coding sequence ATGCCCCATGTCCTTGTCACCGGAGCCGCGGGCGGGATCGGGCGGGCGATCGCCGAGGAGTTCGCCGCCCGCGACGGCGACGGCCTGGTCCTCACCCTCGCCGACCGCGACGGCCCCGCCCTGGAGGAGACCGCCGGACGCCTCGGCGCCGCCTCCAGGACCGTCGACCTGACCGGCCCGCAGGCCCCCGGTGAGCTGATCCGGTGGGCCTGGGAGACCCGCGGCCCCGTCGACGTCCTGGTCAACGCGGCGGGCGTCTACCCCTCCCTCGACATGGCCGAGGTGCGCGCCGAGGAGTGGGACCGGCTCTTCGCGGTCAACGTGCGTGCCCCGGTGCTGGCCACCGCCGCCTACGCCCGGCTCGCCGCCGAGCACGGGACGGCCGGCTCGGTCGTCCACATCTCCTCCGGCTCCGCGCTGCGGGCCAGGCCCGGCGGCGGTCCGTACGCCGCCTCCAAGGCCGCACTGGAGATGGCCACCCGCGCCGCCGCCCTCGAACTCGGCCCGCACGGCATCCGCGTCAACGCCGTCAGCCCCGGCTTCGTCCCGGTCGACAGCGACTGCAACCCGGTCGCCCCGGGATACGCGGCGGCGATCGGCGCCAACCCCCTCGGCCGCCCCGGCACCCCGCGCGACATCGCCCGCGCCGTCCACTGGATCGCCGGACCCGACGCCTCCTGGATCACCGGCGAGATCCTGCGCGTGGACGGCGGATCCAGCACCGGGGCGCTGCATCTGCCCCGGATCTGGCCACCGGAAGGAACGGAGCCGCCCGAGGAGCCCGCGCTCCTCGGCGGCCCGGACGCGCACCACCCCCCTCACCCGCCCGCCGACGCCTCCGAAGGACACACCGCATGA
- a CDS encoding 2-dehydropantoate 2-reductase — MSDTPHEADPDAPSTGTGYTVVGGGAIGGTLAFALARAGHPVRVIDTDPAHVEAIRARGLTVARGEHRESVRVEAATPDGFDGPLHRVLLAVKAQATGAALGWIAPRLAEDGYVVSVQNGFNEELIAGRIGAARTVAAFVNIFADVIEPGVVLDGGAGALVIGEPGGAPVSERVRRLVADLRSWGPAEASANVEGYLWAKAGFGAMLAATALADAPMADLIDRHAPAMEALTAEVFDVADALDITLEAFDAFEPDAYRRGAAPAARRDSTARLTAWLRTQAKDRSGIWRDLAVRHRPVEVTTHYADVFEQAARHGVATPVLRAVLAGLSELEGAPELMSEDRLDALDRLAAAPAEQPEPADRAVPAEQPEPADRAVHADLTAAVPPGLDGAAAEAVRAWLAEHQEDMVADLAAYTSQESASDDRAALEATLAWLRGWLDTSLGTPAAEETLPREETGDILVRRYPATGTTTPEDTRPVLLLGHYDTVWSTGTLARWPFRRDGDLITGPGVFDMKAGLVQAVWALRALDALGLPRPACTLMLNGDEETGSLTSRDAIVAEALESRAALVFEAAADGAVKTARKGVGLFTVTVTGTEAHAGLDPAAGASAVEELAHQILRLCALRDPGAGTSLNVGVIEGGTRSNVTAGRALARLDVRVATDAERRRIGAALAALRPVDPRTSIEVTGDWNRPVFERTEGVARLAGLARGCAALLGHELRETSVGGASDGNFVVAAGVPVLDGIGAVGSGAHARSEHTTVSGLVERAALTATVLTSLAHR; from the coding sequence ATGAGCGACACCCCGCACGAGGCCGACCCCGACGCCCCGTCCACCGGGACCGGCTACACCGTCGTCGGAGGCGGCGCCATCGGCGGCACCCTCGCCTTCGCCCTCGCCAGGGCCGGCCACCCGGTCCGGGTCATCGACACCGACCCCGCGCACGTCGAGGCGATCCGGGCCCGCGGACTGACCGTCGCCCGGGGCGAACACCGTGAGAGCGTACGGGTGGAAGCCGCCACGCCCGACGGGTTCGACGGACCCCTGCACCGGGTGCTGCTCGCCGTCAAGGCCCAGGCCACCGGCGCCGCGCTGGGCTGGATCGCCCCCCGGCTGGCCGAGGACGGATATGTCGTCTCGGTGCAGAACGGCTTCAACGAGGAGCTGATCGCGGGGCGGATCGGAGCGGCCCGTACCGTCGCCGCGTTCGTCAACATCTTCGCCGACGTGATCGAGCCCGGCGTGGTCCTCGACGGCGGCGCCGGAGCCCTGGTGATCGGCGAGCCCGGCGGCGCGCCCGTCTCCGAGCGGGTGCGCCGCCTCGTCGCGGACCTGCGCAGCTGGGGCCCGGCCGAGGCCAGCGCCAACGTGGAGGGATACCTGTGGGCCAAGGCGGGCTTCGGCGCCATGCTCGCCGCCACCGCGCTGGCCGACGCGCCGATGGCCGACCTCATCGACCGTCACGCCCCCGCCATGGAGGCACTGACCGCCGAGGTATTCGACGTCGCCGACGCGCTGGACATCACCCTGGAGGCGTTCGACGCCTTCGAACCGGACGCGTACCGGCGCGGCGCCGCCCCCGCCGCCCGCCGCGACTCCACCGCCCGGCTCACCGCCTGGCTGCGCACCCAGGCCAAGGACCGCAGCGGCATCTGGCGCGATCTGGCGGTACGTCACCGGCCCGTCGAGGTCACCACGCACTACGCGGACGTCTTCGAGCAGGCGGCGCGCCACGGGGTGGCGACGCCCGTGCTGCGCGCCGTCCTCGCGGGGCTGAGTGAGCTGGAGGGCGCCCCGGAGCTGATGTCGGAGGACCGGCTGGACGCGCTGGACCGGCTCGCCGCCGCCCCCGCCGAGCAGCCCGAACCCGCAGACCGGGCCGTCCCCGCCGAGCAGCCCGAACCCGCAGACCGGGCCGTCCACGCCGACCTGACCGCCGCCGTCCCACCGGGCCTGGACGGCGCGGCGGCCGAGGCGGTACGGGCCTGGCTCGCCGAGCACCAGGAGGACATGGTCGCCGATCTCGCCGCGTACACCTCGCAGGAGAGCGCCAGCGACGACCGGGCCGCGCTCGAAGCCACCCTGGCCTGGCTGCGCGGCTGGCTCGACACCTCCCTCGGCACCCCGGCCGCCGAGGAGACACTCCCGCGCGAGGAGACCGGCGACATCCTGGTCCGCCGCTATCCGGCGACCGGAACGACCACTCCCGAGGACACCCGGCCGGTGCTGCTGCTGGGCCACTACGACACCGTGTGGTCCACCGGAACACTCGCGCGATGGCCCTTCCGGCGCGACGGCGACCTGATCACCGGACCCGGCGTCTTCGACATGAAGGCCGGGCTGGTGCAGGCGGTGTGGGCGCTGCGCGCCCTGGACGCCCTCGGGCTGCCCCGTCCGGCCTGCACCCTCATGCTCAACGGGGACGAGGAGACCGGCAGCCTCACCTCCCGGGACGCGATCGTCGCCGAGGCCCTCGAAAGCCGCGCCGCGCTGGTCTTCGAGGCCGCCGCCGACGGCGCCGTGAAGACGGCGCGCAAGGGCGTCGGACTGTTCACCGTCACCGTCACGGGGACAGAGGCGCACGCGGGTCTCGACCCGGCGGCCGGCGCGAGCGCGGTGGAGGAGCTGGCCCACCAGATCCTGCGGCTGTGTGCCCTGCGCGACCCCGGGGCCGGCACCTCGCTCAATGTCGGTGTGATCGAGGGCGGCACCCGCAGCAATGTGACCGCCGGGCGCGCCCTGGCGCGGCTCGACGTCCGTGTCGCCACCGACGCCGAACGGCGCCGGATCGGCGCGGCGCTGGCGGCGCTGCGGCCGGTCGACCCCCGTACGTCCATCGAGGTGACCGGCGACTGGAACCGGCCCGTCTTCGAACGGACCGAGGGGGTGGCCCGGCTGGCCGGGCTGGCCCGCGGCTGCGCGGCGCTGCTCGGCCACGAGCTGCGCGAGACCTCGGTGGGCGGCGCCAGCGACGGCAACTTCGTGGTCGCCGCCGGGGTCCCGGTGCTGGACGGGATCGGCGCCGTCGGCTCCGGCGCCCACGCCCGCTCCGAACACACCACGGTCAGCGGTCTGGTGGAGCGCGCGGCGCTGACCGCGACGGTACTGACCTCGCTGGCCCACCGCTGA
- a CDS encoding polysaccharide deacetylase family protein, protein MPRTDPQPPPESWRWPESEWRRHVDAVRAGRPLVPARWPNGARVAVALSFDPDHETIPLRDAETSPGRLAQGEYGARVGAPRILELLARYGVPATFFMPAVSALLHPEEARSYTRDGHELAVHGWIHERNTLLGREDERELIGRALDALTELTGQRPVGIRTPSWDFSDSTLATILELGFAYDSSLMADDEPYEILAEGRPTGLVEIPVDWIRDDAPYFTMDRYGSVRPHTRPRDVLEIWTDEFDAAHRAGGVFQLTLHPHVIGHRSRLVVLRELLDHISAHPGVWYATHAELAEAARGALRHETTEHTP, encoded by the coding sequence ATGCCCAGAACCGATCCGCAGCCGCCCCCGGAGAGCTGGCGCTGGCCGGAGAGCGAGTGGCGCCGGCACGTCGACGCCGTACGCGCCGGGCGCCCGCTCGTCCCCGCGCGCTGGCCGAACGGAGCCCGGGTCGCCGTCGCGCTGTCCTTCGACCCCGACCACGAGACGATCCCGCTGCGCGACGCCGAGACCAGCCCCGGCCGGCTCGCCCAGGGCGAGTACGGAGCGAGGGTGGGCGCCCCGCGCATCCTGGAACTGCTCGCCCGCTACGGCGTCCCCGCGACCTTCTTCATGCCCGCCGTCTCCGCGCTGCTGCACCCCGAGGAGGCCCGCTCCTACACCCGCGACGGACACGAACTGGCCGTCCACGGCTGGATCCACGAGCGCAACACCCTGCTCGGCCGGGAGGACGAGCGGGAGCTGATCGGCCGGGCGCTGGACGCCCTGACCGAGCTGACCGGACAGCGGCCCGTCGGTATCCGTACCCCTTCCTGGGACTTCTCGGACTCCACGCTCGCCACCATCCTCGAACTCGGTTTCGCCTACGACTCCTCGCTGATGGCCGACGACGAGCCCTACGAGATCCTCGCCGAGGGCCGGCCCACCGGTCTGGTCGAGATCCCCGTCGACTGGATCAGGGACGACGCGCCCTACTTCACGATGGACCGCTACGGCTCCGTACGGCCGCACACCAGGCCGCGCGACGTGCTGGAGATCTGGACCGACGAATTCGACGCGGCCCACCGGGCCGGCGGTGTCTTCCAGCTCACCCTGCACCCGCACGTCATCGGGCACCGCTCGCGCCTCGTCGTCCTGCGCGAACTGCTCGACCACATCTCCGCCCACCCCGGCGTCTGGTACGCCACCCACGCCGAACTGGCCGAAGCCGCCCGGGGCGCGCTTCGCCACGAGACCACGGAGCACACACCATGA
- a CDS encoding MFS transporter encodes MSTESPEAGPARTAEPGTHRLSGKQRKAIIAGTIGNTVEWVDWALYSIFVKIIADEFFPQGDGAVALLSTLAVFAVGFVMRPVGAAVLGVYADRHGRKKGLTLTVGLMAGAAFIIALTPSYASIGVLSPLILLLARLVQGFSAGGEFGSSSAFLVESAARGRRAFAGSWQQVSVAGGVLIASLLGTIATSALSEEALHSWGWRVAFILGGLLGLIGLWLRVSVEDTDSFNEAQGTGRTRSNPLKAMFVEHPGAALRVAGITIAGTLTYYIWVNYLPTYANLTTGIPLKTALLSQTLCLVVFVVALPFVGLLSDRIGRKPTMAAFAGGFVVLAWPLLHLLDGSFLSLFLVQLTGMLLVLGYSANCAVIMAEQFPPEVRATGIALPYALAVAVFGGTAPYLTTWLHESGHSDLLWVYVSAASLVSFLVYVTMPETKDKEFH; translated from the coding sequence ATGAGCACCGAGTCCCCCGAGGCGGGTCCCGCCAGGACCGCCGAGCCCGGTACGCACAGACTCTCCGGGAAGCAGCGCAAGGCGATCATCGCCGGCACCATCGGAAACACCGTCGAGTGGGTCGACTGGGCCCTGTACTCGATCTTCGTCAAGATCATCGCCGATGAGTTCTTCCCCCAGGGCGACGGCGCCGTCGCCCTGCTGTCGACCCTGGCCGTCTTCGCCGTCGGCTTCGTCATGCGGCCCGTCGGCGCCGCCGTGCTCGGCGTCTACGCCGACCGCCACGGACGCAAGAAGGGCCTCACCCTGACCGTGGGCCTGATGGCGGGCGCCGCCTTCATCATCGCGCTCACCCCCAGCTACGCCAGCATCGGCGTGCTCTCCCCGCTGATCCTCCTGCTGGCCCGGCTGGTCCAGGGATTCTCGGCGGGCGGGGAGTTCGGCTCCTCCTCGGCCTTCCTGGTGGAGTCGGCGGCGCGCGGCCGACGGGCCTTCGCCGGCTCCTGGCAACAGGTCTCCGTGGCGGGCGGCGTGCTGATCGCCTCGCTTCTGGGCACCATCGCCACCTCGGCGCTCAGCGAGGAGGCGCTGCACTCCTGGGGCTGGCGGGTCGCCTTCATCCTCGGCGGACTGCTCGGGCTGATCGGTCTGTGGCTGCGCGTCTCGGTGGAGGACACCGACTCCTTCAACGAGGCCCAGGGCACCGGCCGCACCCGCTCCAACCCCCTCAAGGCGATGTTCGTCGAGCACCCCGGCGCCGCGCTGCGCGTCGCCGGGATCACCATCGCGGGCACCCTGACGTACTACATCTGGGTCAACTACCTGCCCACGTACGCCAACCTCACCACCGGCATCCCGCTGAAGACCGCGCTGCTCTCCCAGACGCTCTGTCTGGTGGTGTTCGTCGTCGCGCTGCCCTTCGTCGGACTGCTCTCCGACCGGATCGGGCGCAAGCCGACCATGGCGGCGTTCGCCGGCGGGTTCGTGGTGCTGGCCTGGCCGCTGCTGCATCTGCTCGACGGCAGCTTCCTCAGCCTGTTCCTGGTGCAGCTGACCGGCATGCTGCTGGTCCTCGGCTACTCCGCCAACTGCGCGGTCATCATGGCCGAGCAGTTCCCGCCCGAGGTGCGCGCCACCGGCATCGCGCTGCCGTACGCGCTGGCGGTCGCCGTCTTCGGCGGCACGGCCCCGTACCTCACCACCTGGCTCCACGAGAGCGGCCACAGCGACCTGCTGTGGGTGTACGTGTCGGCCGCGTCGCTGGTCTCCTTCCTCGTGTACGTCACGATGCCCGAGACGAAGGACAAGGAGTTCCACTGA
- a CDS encoding carbohydrate ABC transporter permease produces MTTTIDTASGPATPPAAPGGKPPVVRRRTEGGAVRHTGRTKVLVLVGLALFALYSLAPVWWLLVAATKGQRDLYTTNGLWFSEFHLWDNLRDLFTYQDGIFLKWMGNTLFYGFAGTIGMTVICVACGYGLAMYEFRGRGILMGCIIGSFLIPGALLTIPSFLLYTDLRLIDTPWAIIVPGFFNAFSVYLAKVYAEGAIPPELLEAARIDGAGEYHIFFQIGARLMSTGAATIFLLGFVGAWNNFFGPLVYLRSSEKWTVMLGLYSWLKVKVDSSVDLTGLVVVGSIVSLIPMVVLMISMQRYWRSGVTLGSLK; encoded by the coding sequence ATGACGACGACGATCGACACGGCTTCCGGACCGGCGACGCCCCCGGCCGCGCCCGGCGGCAAACCACCGGTGGTCCGCCGCCGTACCGAGGGAGGCGCCGTCCGGCACACCGGGCGGACCAAGGTGCTGGTCCTGGTCGGACTCGCGCTGTTCGCCCTCTACTCCCTGGCCCCCGTGTGGTGGCTGCTGGTCGCGGCGACCAAGGGGCAGCGCGATCTCTACACCACCAACGGGCTCTGGTTCTCGGAGTTCCACCTCTGGGACAACCTCCGCGACCTGTTCACCTACCAGGACGGCATCTTCCTGAAGTGGATGGGGAACACGCTCTTCTACGGCTTCGCGGGCACCATCGGCATGACCGTGATCTGCGTCGCCTGCGGCTACGGGCTGGCCATGTACGAGTTCCGGGGCCGCGGCATCCTGATGGGCTGCATCATCGGCTCGTTCCTGATCCCCGGCGCCCTGCTCACCATCCCGTCCTTCCTGCTCTACACGGACCTGCGGCTGATCGACACACCGTGGGCCATCATCGTGCCGGGCTTCTTCAACGCCTTCTCCGTCTACCTCGCGAAGGTGTACGCGGAGGGCGCCATCCCGCCCGAACTGCTGGAGGCGGCCCGCATCGACGGCGCGGGGGAGTACCACATCTTCTTCCAGATCGGTGCCCGGCTCATGTCGACGGGCGCGGCCACCATCTTCCTGCTGGGCTTCGTCGGCGCCTGGAACAACTTCTTCGGGCCGCTCGTCTATCTGCGCAGCAGTGAGAAGTGGACCGTGATGCTCGGCCTCTACTCCTGGCTGAAGGTGAAGGTCGACAGCTCCGTCGACCTGACGGGACTCGTGGTGGTGGGCTCGATCGTCTCGCTCATCCCCATGGTGGTCCTGATGATCTCGATGCAGCGCTACTGGCGTTCCGGGGTGACCCTGGGCAGCCTCAAGTAG
- a CDS encoding ThuA domain-containing protein — MSPRPPRLVLYSRTTAYRHASIPDGVEAVEQLAADEGFAVLATEDPAELEHALAQCAVVVFLSTSGEVLTPAARDALRAHMTGGGGFVGIHAAACTEYDWPYYGELLGARFARHPDLQPGTVAVTDRAHPATRHLDARWDFTDEWYDFRDTPEGVRVLARADESSYEGGGMGEDHPLVWCHERMGGRVFYTALGHTSESFTDPVFLAHLRGGIQYAAGRG, encoded by the coding sequence ATGTCCCCTCGGCCCCCGCGCCTGGTCCTGTACTCGCGGACCACCGCCTACCGTCACGCGTCGATCCCGGACGGGGTCGAGGCCGTCGAACAGCTCGCGGCCGACGAGGGGTTCGCGGTCCTCGCCACCGAGGACCCTGCCGAACTGGAGCACGCGCTCGCCCAGTGCGCGGTCGTGGTGTTCCTGTCCACGAGCGGAGAGGTCCTCACCCCCGCCGCGCGCGACGCGCTGCGGGCGCACATGACGGGTGGCGGCGGCTTCGTCGGCATCCACGCGGCGGCCTGCACGGAGTACGACTGGCCGTACTACGGGGAGTTGCTCGGCGCCCGCTTCGCCCGCCACCCCGACCTCCAGCCGGGCACGGTCGCGGTGACCGACCGCGCCCATCCGGCCACCCGCCATCTCGACGCCCGGTGGGACTTCACCGACGAGTGGTACGACTTCCGCGACACCCCCGAGGGGGTGCGGGTACTGGCCCGTGCCGACGAGTCGTCGTACGAGGGCGGTGGCATGGGCGAGGACCACCCGCTGGTGTGGTGTCACGAGCGGATGGGCGGCCGGGTGTTCTACACCGCGCTCGGCCACACCTCGGAGTCCTTCACGGACCCGGTCTTCCTGGCCCATCTGCGCGGCGGGATCCAGTACGCCGCCGGCCGGGGGTGA
- a CDS encoding toxin Doc, with amino-acid sequence MPVLYIDVAWLLDVQEQAVPEDVSVADYSALVAAVARHKTRIPRPATSEPDGAWRAAALIHTLVRLEPLPYRNSLFACQVAAAYMHASGEGIDPPYGALVELVRAIQSGKSSVYQAADQIRGWRI; translated from the coding sequence ATGCCCGTGCTGTACATCGATGTGGCCTGGCTCCTGGACGTCCAGGAGCAGGCGGTCCCGGAGGACGTGTCCGTCGCCGACTACTCGGCGCTGGTCGCCGCCGTCGCCCGGCACAAGACCCGCATCCCGCGTCCGGCCACCAGCGAGCCCGACGGGGCGTGGCGCGCGGCCGCCCTCATCCACACGCTGGTGCGGCTGGAGCCGCTGCCGTACCGCAACAGCCTGTTCGCCTGCCAGGTCGCCGCCGCTTACATGCACGCGTCCGGCGAGGGGATCGACCCGCCGTACGGCGCTCTGGTCGAGCTGGTGCGCGCCATCCAGTCGGGCAAGTCGAGTGTCTACCAGGCGGCGGACCAGATCCGCGGCTGGCGCATCTGA
- a CDS encoding ferredoxin produces the protein MGWNIDVDGPRCRASGLCAAMAPEHFALEDGRARPLAEEVEPHAAVLDAADSCPAMAITVTQGQREIAPRP, from the coding sequence ATGGGCTGGAACATCGACGTGGACGGGCCGCGGTGCAGGGCGTCGGGGCTGTGCGCCGCGATGGCGCCCGAGCACTTCGCCCTGGAGGACGGCCGGGCCCGGCCGCTGGCCGAGGAGGTCGAGCCCCACGCCGCCGTACTCGACGCCGCCGACTCCTGCCCGGCGATGGCGATCACCGTCACCCAGGGGCAGCGGGAGATAGCGCCGCGCCCCTGA
- a CDS encoding Lrp/AsnC family transcriptional regulator, giving the protein MIDDLDRRVIAALQLNGRAPWSAIARWVGASETTAQRRYQALRARRLLHVTGTLELDRIWAGSSMLVRVQARPGKGLELAELLARCPQARFLAVVTGTADLIVDFVAGDNDQLMRLLFDDLPGAHLITSTECVAVIRTFTSAALWDTGLLPHEAAADLRPATLAPSCEREDWDRAPQALSALEQAVAGVLAEDGRTPVSTLARRLERSESSVSRALERLVSRGVLHFRTLADPALLGYQVEFMVWLSVEPDRLDEAGRGLARHPGTKFLSAATGRFNLVGHMVLPRRADLFRYSVEVIGALPGLIASDVTVHLATVKYAWTRMDQFG; this is encoded by the coding sequence ATGATCGATGATCTGGACCGCCGCGTCATCGCCGCGCTCCAGCTCAACGGCCGTGCCCCGTGGAGCGCGATCGCCCGGTGGGTGGGCGCGAGCGAGACCACCGCGCAACGCCGCTACCAGGCGCTGCGCGCGCGCCGGCTGCTGCATGTGACCGGCACGCTGGAGCTGGACCGGATCTGGGCCGGATCCTCCATGCTCGTACGGGTGCAGGCCAGGCCGGGCAAGGGGCTGGAGCTGGCCGAGCTGCTGGCCCGCTGCCCGCAGGCGCGGTTCCTGGCCGTGGTCACCGGTACGGCCGACCTGATCGTGGACTTCGTCGCCGGTGACAACGACCAGCTGATGCGGCTGCTCTTCGACGACCTGCCCGGCGCGCACCTGATCACCAGTACGGAGTGCGTCGCCGTCATCCGTACCTTCACCTCCGCAGCGCTCTGGGACACCGGACTGCTGCCGCACGAGGCGGCGGCCGACCTGCGGCCCGCCACCCTCGCGCCCTCCTGCGAACGCGAGGACTGGGACCGGGCGCCACAAGCGCTCTCCGCACTCGAACAGGCGGTCGCCGGCGTGCTCGCCGAGGACGGCCGGACGCCGGTCAGCACCCTGGCCCGGCGGCTGGAGCGCAGCGAGTCCAGCGTGTCGCGCGCCCTGGAACGGCTGGTCTCGCGCGGCGTCCTGCACTTCCGCACCCTGGCGGATCCCGCGCTGCTCGGCTACCAGGTCGAGTTCATGGTGTGGCTGTCCGTCGAGCCGGACCGGCTCGACGAGGCGGGCCGCGGACTCGCGCGTCACCCGGGCACCAAGTTCCTGTCCGCCGCCACCGGCCGGTTCAACCTGGTCGGCCACATGGTGCTGCCGCGCCGCGCCGACCTGTTCCGCTACTCCGTCGAGGTCATCGGCGCCCTGCCGGGGCTGATCGCCTCCGATGTCACCGTGCATCTGGCCACCGTCAAATACGCCTGGACCCGGATGGACCAGTTCGGCTGA
- a CDS encoding LacI family DNA-binding transcriptional regulator has translation MTESELNSHAGPGRPATVKQVAARAGVSPATVSRVLAGNYPVATDTRQRVLRVVRELHYVANSHARALRGSGTPQIGFVLGDVLGQPFALAATGAEREAAARGHLCMIGLSGHCADRELAVVRSMRERGAAAVILIGGVVEDQVYRDRMTDVAHGLAAAGSRLVLCGRPLPGPDLPATVVEYDNEGGAYAATSHLLARGHRDILYLGGNPAHTTTAGRTAGYRRALADFGGGRDAERIERVDYNRHRARERVARLLREGPPFTAVFGETDVVASAAMTAVLDAGLRVPQDISVLGYDDGELAQDLRPRLTTVRVPYEEMGRLAVGLALGLRDGEHSADEQHQLLGTSLVLRETVATAAR, from the coding sequence GTGACCGAATCCGAACTCAACAGCCACGCCGGGCCGGGCAGACCGGCGACCGTCAAGCAGGTCGCGGCGCGGGCCGGGGTGTCCCCCGCGACGGTGTCGAGGGTCCTCGCCGGGAACTATCCGGTGGCGACCGACACCCGTCAGCGCGTGCTGCGCGTCGTGCGCGAGCTGCACTATGTCGCCAACTCGCACGCCAGGGCGCTGCGCGGTTCCGGCACTCCGCAGATCGGCTTCGTCCTCGGGGATGTGCTGGGCCAGCCGTTCGCGCTCGCCGCCACGGGGGCCGAGCGCGAGGCGGCCGCGCGCGGCCATCTGTGCATGATCGGGCTGAGCGGCCACTGCGCCGACCGTGAGCTGGCCGTGGTGCGGTCCATGCGGGAGCGCGGCGCCGCGGCGGTGATCCTGATCGGCGGGGTCGTCGAGGACCAGGTGTACCGGGACCGGATGACGGACGTCGCGCATGGGCTCGCCGCCGCCGGGTCGCGGCTGGTGCTCTGCGGCAGACCGCTGCCGGGACCGGACCTGCCGGCCACGGTCGTCGAGTACGACAACGAGGGCGGCGCCTACGCGGCGACCAGCCATCTGCTCGCCCGGGGGCACCGCGACATCCTCTATCTCGGCGGCAACCCCGCGCACACCACGACGGCGGGCCGTACGGCCGGCTACCGGCGGGCGCTCGCCGACTTCGGCGGCGGCCGGGACGCGGAGCGGATCGAGCGCGTCGACTACAACCGGCACCGGGCACGGGAGCGGGTGGCCCGGCTGCTGCGCGAAGGGCCGCCGTTCACCGCCGTGTTCGGAGAGACCGATGTCGTCGCCTCCGCCGCGATGACCGCGGTCCTCGACGCGGGCCTGCGGGTGCCGCAGGACATCTCGGTCCTCGGGTACGACGACGGCGAGCTGGCCCAGGACCTGCGGCCGCGGCTCACCACGGTCCGCGTGCCGTACGAGGAGATGGGCCGGCTCGCGGTCGGGCTGGCCCTCGGGCTCAGGGACGGCGAACACAGCGCCGACGAGCAGCACCAGCTGCTCGGGACCAGCCTCGTCCTGCGCGAGACGGTCGCCACCGCCGCCCGGTGA